One part of the Tunicatimonas pelagia genome encodes these proteins:
- a CDS encoding zinc-dependent metalloprotease — translation MHNLTKLLAGMLLALTLIYSPDLQAQRKKKKKNQEEETSKKSKDSPIKPYSEIITDEAETDTGLFSVHKVEGKYYFELADSLLDQEMLVVSRISGHVKGLNFGGAGMKSRPQQVLRWQKMDDKILLRSVSYNSVASFEDPIYQSVRNNNFEPVIMAFDIKAYNDDTTAYVIDVNSLFTKDIAMIGALTDQQREDFEIKGLDQERSLITSARSFPQNVEIRHVLTYNGNKLPANILTNTLSVEMNQSFVLLPADPMEPRLYDGRVGYFSIQQTNYSLDEQRAAQRRYITRWRLEPNDTAAFRRGELVEPIKPIVYYIDPATPRKWRDYLKQGIEDWQPAFEAAGFKNAIIAKEPPTPEEDPEWSPEDVRYSVIRYITTDIQNAQGPHVHDPRTGEILESDILWYHNIMRLLRNWYLVQTAAINPEARRVKFKDEVMGELIRFVAAHEVGHTLGLPHNMGSSVAYPVDSLRSPTFTKKMGTAPSIMDYARFNYIAQPGDGDVGLNPQVGPYDLWSIKYGYTPLLDADSPEEEHKILNEWIKERADDPIYRYGPQRYNPDDPTSQTEDLGDDAVKASEYGIANLKRILPKILEWSNQEGEDYDQLEELYGQVLAQLGRYMRHVGTNVGGVYEYRKTYDEEGTVFSPVEREKQAAAVAFLNEQLFQTPSWLINPEITQQFEGVGTLERLRSFQVSTLNRLFEADRLNRLIETQATSPQETYTVLDLFEDTREGIWAELATGEAIDPYRRNLQRAYLDKMKQLMKLKDQQYDQTDIKAVTRATLNNLQQSVRPGLSRQRDNLSRYHLQDVQQRIEQILNPENS, via the coding sequence ATGCACAACTTGACCAAATTACTAGCGGGGATGCTGTTAGCTTTGACCCTCATTTATTCCCCCGACCTTCAGGCTCAGCGCAAAAAGAAGAAGAAAAATCAGGAAGAGGAAACTTCCAAAAAATCTAAAGATTCCCCTATCAAGCCGTATTCCGAAATAATTACGGATGAAGCGGAAACCGACACCGGATTGTTTTCAGTACATAAGGTAGAAGGAAAATACTATTTCGAGCTAGCTGATTCGCTACTAGACCAAGAAATGCTGGTTGTCAGTCGGATTTCCGGACACGTGAAAGGATTGAACTTTGGTGGAGCCGGAATGAAGAGCCGTCCGCAGCAGGTGCTTCGCTGGCAAAAGATGGACGATAAAATCTTGCTTCGATCAGTTTCCTACAATAGTGTAGCCAGCTTTGAAGACCCCATCTACCAGTCGGTTCGCAATAACAACTTTGAGCCAGTCATCATGGCATTTGATATTAAGGCTTATAATGATGATACTACGGCTTACGTAATTGATGTTAATTCTCTATTTACGAAAGATATTGCTATGATTGGCGCACTGACTGATCAGCAGCGGGAAGACTTTGAGATTAAAGGGCTAGATCAGGAACGTAGTTTGATTACTTCAGCCCGGAGTTTCCCTCAGAATGTAGAAATACGGCACGTACTTACCTACAACGGTAACAAACTACCCGCCAACATTCTAACCAATACCCTCTCGGTAGAAATGAACCAGTCGTTTGTCTTGCTTCCGGCTGACCCGATGGAACCTCGGCTGTACGATGGTCGGGTCGGGTATTTTTCAATTCAGCAAACCAACTACAGCTTGGACGAACAACGGGCTGCTCAGCGACGCTACATTACCCGCTGGCGGTTAGAACCCAACGATACGGCTGCTTTTCGCCGGGGCGAATTGGTAGAACCGATTAAACCCATTGTTTACTACATAGACCCGGCTACCCCGCGTAAGTGGCGGGATTATCTTAAGCAGGGCATTGAAGACTGGCAGCCCGCTTTTGAAGCGGCCGGATTTAAGAATGCCATTATCGCCAAAGAACCACCCACCCCCGAGGAAGATCCCGAATGGAGTCCCGAAGATGTTCGTTACTCGGTGATCCGCTATATCACTACCGATATTCAGAATGCCCAGGGACCACACGTACACGACCCTCGCACCGGGGAGATTCTGGAGAGCGATATACTCTGGTACCACAATATTATGAGGCTGCTACGCAACTGGTATCTGGTACAAACGGCTGCTATTAATCCCGAAGCTCGCAGGGTGAAATTTAAAGATGAGGTAATGGGCGAGCTTATTCGCTTCGTAGCAGCGCATGAAGTGGGGCATACGTTAGGGCTTCCCCACAATATGGGTTCCAGCGTGGCGTATCCGGTAGATTCTTTACGTTCTCCTACCTTCACTAAAAAAATGGGAACAGCTCCCTCTATTATGGATTATGCCCGCTTCAACTACATTGCCCAACCCGGAGATGGCGACGTGGGGCTAAACCCTCAGGTGGGCCCTTACGATCTCTGGTCAATTAAGTACGGTTACACACCTCTGCTAGATGCTGATTCGCCCGAAGAAGAACATAAAATCTTAAATGAATGGATTAAAGAACGGGCTGATGATCCAATTTATCGCTATGGACCGCAGCGTTACAACCCTGATGATCCCACTTCTCAGACAGAAGATTTGGGCGATGATGCCGTAAAGGCTAGCGAGTACGGGATTGCCAATCTCAAGCGGATTCTACCGAAAATTTTGGAATGGTCTAACCAAGAAGGAGAAGATTACGATCAGTTGGAGGAACTCTATGGCCAAGTACTGGCTCAGCTCGGCCGTTATATGCGCCACGTAGGAACCAACGTAGGAGGAGTATATGAATACCGGAAAACCTACGATGAGGAGGGCACGGTATTCAGTCCGGTTGAGAGAGAGAAGCAAGCGGCCGCAGTAGCATTTCTAAATGAACAACTTTTCCAAACGCCGAGTTGGCTGATTAACCCAGAAATTACCCAGCAGTTTGAGGGAGTTGGTACCTTAGAGCGACTTCGCTCTTTTCAGGTAAGCACGCTCAACCGACTGTTTGAGGCAGATCGCCTCAACCGGTTGATTGAAACACAAGCAACTTCCCCGCAGGAAACCTACACGGTACTCGATTTATTTGAAGATACCCGCGAAGGCATCTGGGCGGAACTTGCTACCGGCGAAGCGATTGACCCTTACCGTCGTAATTTACAGCGAGCATATCTGGATAAGATGAAGCAGCTTATGAAATTAAAAGATCAGCAGTACGACCAGACTGACATTAAAGCCGTGACCCGGGCTACGCTGAACAATCTGCAACAAAGTGTGCGGCCGGGGCTAAGCAGACAACGTGATAATTTATCGCGTTATCATCTACAGGATGTGCAACAGCGGATTGAGCAAATTCTGAATCCTGAGAATTCATAG
- a CDS encoding low molecular weight protein-tyrosine-phosphatase, which translates to MIRVLFVCLGNICRSPMAEAVFNSLVEKNGLAGLIDSDSAGTSDYHIGEPPDSRTMDVVQKYHLNLDHQGRQFTTHDFHKFNYIMAMDQSNLSNIKRLLPSQASDDTIFLMRDFDDKAGAKNVPDPYWSEADGFEEVYQILLRSCQNFIDYLKKNHTDLART; encoded by the coding sequence ATGATTCGTGTGCTGTTTGTCTGTCTGGGAAATATCTGTCGCTCGCCAATGGCCGAGGCAGTTTTTAACAGTTTAGTTGAGAAAAATGGACTAGCCGGATTGATTGACTCTGATTCGGCCGGAACTTCTGACTACCATATTGGTGAACCTCCGGATTCCCGCACAATGGATGTTGTCCAAAAATACCATCTGAATTTAGATCATCAAGGTCGGCAGTTTACTACGCATGACTTCCATAAGTTCAACTACATCATGGCGATGGATCAGAGCAACCTCAGCAATATCAAACGTTTACTGCCCAGCCAAGCATCTGATGATACTATCTTCTTGATGCGGGATTTTGACGATAAAGCTGGTGCGAAAAATGTGCCTGACCCCTACTGGAGCGAAGCCGATGGATTTGAAGAGGTTTATCAAATATTACTGCGGTCTTGTCAGAATTTTATTGATTATCTAAAGAAGAATCACACTGACTTAGCCCGAACGTAA
- a CDS encoding class I SAM-dependent methyltransferase: protein MSQDFSFDRIAPAYDTLSYLAFGRSLQRAQQYFLNMIPSQAKVLIVGGGSGNILIDLLKNASPGHITYVEASATMIRQTEKRIADYCQSNPECAVPTITFIRGTERDIESTEKYQVVITNFVLDMYSGSSLDEVMARIDNVLSADAIWIFTDFRYSSHPLKRLWQKPLALLMYIFFRFTANINIQSLPNYDTYFRKLAWKAKQQRSFFGDFISSKVYVRAKSV, encoded by the coding sequence ATGAGCCAGGATTTTTCTTTTGATCGTATTGCTCCGGCGTATGATACATTAAGCTATCTGGCTTTTGGTAGAAGCCTTCAGCGGGCGCAGCAATATTTTCTTAATATGATTCCCTCTCAGGCAAAAGTACTAATCGTTGGTGGTGGCAGCGGCAATATTTTGATTGATCTACTGAAAAACGCTTCCCCCGGGCACATCACTTACGTAGAGGCTTCAGCCACAATGATACGCCAAACCGAAAAAAGAATAGCTGATTATTGTCAGAGCAACCCTGAATGTGCAGTTCCAACTATTACGTTCATCCGAGGTACGGAACGTGACATTGAATCAACAGAAAAGTATCAGGTAGTGATTACTAATTTTGTGCTGGATATGTATTCGGGTTCATCGTTGGATGAAGTGATGGCGCGCATTGACAACGTACTCTCGGCAGATGCTATCTGGATTTTCACCGATTTTCGCTACAGTTCGCATCCACTAAAAAGGCTGTGGCAAAAACCACTCGCCCTACTCATGTACATTTTCTTTCGCTTCACCGCTAATATCAATATACAATCGTTACCGAACTACGATACTTATTTTCGGAAACTAGCTTGGAAAGCGAAACAACAGCGAAGCTTTTTCGGGGATTTTATCAGTAGTAAGGTTTACGTTCGGGCTAAGTCAGTGTGA